A stretch of the Phycodurus eques isolate BA_2022a chromosome 15, UOR_Pequ_1.1, whole genome shotgun sequence genome encodes the following:
- the ess2 gene encoding splicing factor ESS-2 homolog, which translates to MDGSASVRRALCGTLVPASLTAVALRPEPTDADGGKPHKKVLNEEDYIENLEKIIQRDFFPDVTKLQAQKDYLDAEESGDLERMREISIRYGKSKNTPQSSAPYVTPASFETPVGRAGSPSISNRGLDAESVAGDKAEEKELPSLDRFLAKNTSEDNASFEQIMELAEDKEKMKHAWLYEAEAEFKQRHENNLALPQAEKAALECVKAGLETWEYKAKNALMYYPEGVKDDEAIFKKPREVVHRNTRFTGDPFSKTLNKSQIQQAAALNAQFKQGKVGPDGKELIPHDSPTVNGYGFERTPSPAPGVAESPLMTWGEIESTPFRLDGSDTPYAERNHGPSFKIPEPGRRERLGLKMANEAAAKNRAKKQEALRKVTENLASLTPKGLSPALTPALQRLVNRTSSKYTDKALRASYTPSPSHRAAGCKSPFGGPATPSAAGTPDKAKTPGAQDESSLTDNLLQLPKRRKASDFF; encoded by the exons ATGGACGGCAGCGCTAGTGTGAGGAGAGCCCTGTGCGGGACTCTGGTGCCCGCCTCCCTCACTGCCGTCGCCCTCAGACCGGAGCCCACAGACGCGGACGGGGGGAAGCCGCACAAAAAGGTCCTCAACGAGGAGGATTACATTGAG AACTTGGAGAAGATAATCCAGAGGGACTTCTTCCCAGACGTGACCAAACTGCAGGCTCAGAAGGATTATCTGGATGCAGAGGAGAGCGGAGACCTGGAGCGCATGAGAGAAATCTCTATCCGCTACGGGAAGTCCAAAAACACACCCCAATCCTCTGCACCCT ACGTGACGCCGGCTAGCTTTGAGACACCGGTGGGCCGCGCAGGATCGCCTTCCATCTCCAACAGAGGCCTAGATGCCG aaAGCGTGGCGGGCGACAAGGCTGAGGAGAAGGAGCTGCCCTCGCTGGATCGCTTCCTGGCCAAAAACACTAGCGAGGACAATGCGTCGTTTGAGCAGATCATGGAGCTGGCCGAGGACAAGGAAAAGATGAAGCACGCGTGGTTGTACGAAGCCGAAGCCGAGTTCAAACAG CGTCATGAGAACAACCTCGCCTTGCCACAAGCAGAGAAGGCCGCGCTTGAGTGCGTAAAAGCCGGCCTGGAAACGTGGGAATATAAAGCAAAGAATGCTTTGATGTATTACCCAGAAG GTGTGAAAGACGACGAGGCGATCTTCAAGAAGCCCCGCGAGGTGGTTCACAGGAACACGCGCTTCACCGGCGACCCGTTCAGCAAGACGCTGAACAAGAGTCAGATTCAGCAGGCTGCAGCACTCAACGCACAG TTCAAGCAGGGTAAGGTGGGTCCAGATGGCAAAGAGTTGATTCCGCACGATTCTCCCACGGTGAACGGGTACGGCTTTGAAAGGACGCCGTCCCCCGCCCCTG GTGTGGCCGAGTCACCGCTAATGACGTGGGGAGAAATCGAGAGCACGCCGTTTCGCTTGGACGGCTCCGACACGCCGTATGCCGAGAGGAACCACGGCCCCTCGTTTAAG ATTCCCGAGCCGGGCAGACGAGAGCGACTGGGTTTGAAGATGGCCAACGAAGCGGCCGCCAAAAATCGGGCCAAAAAGCAGGAGGCGTTGAGGAAAGTCACAGAGAATCTGGCCAG CCTGACTCCGAAAGGCCTGAGCCCAGCACTGACGCCGGCCCTGCAGCGTCTGGTCAACCGCACGTCCAGCAAGTACACGGACAAAGCTCTGCGGGCCAGCTACACGCCGTCGCCCTCGCACCGCGCCGCCGGCTGCAAGTCGCCCTTCGGCGGGCCGGCCACGCCCTCGGCCGCGGGCACGCCCGACAAGGCCAAGACGCCCGGCGCGCAGGACGAGTCGTCGCTCACCGACAATCTGCTGCAGCTGCCCAAGAGGCGGAAAGCCTCTGACTTTTTCTAA
- the dgcr2 gene encoding integral membrane protein DGCR2/IDD isoform X2, translating to MLPKADSSSFVLFSLLFVLTLTDPPRPGARLALARLLSEQRCSPGQFACRSGKMQCIPVSWQCDGWTACEDQSDEMDCPPIKEERFRFGQGYNQVEDVIGVAQPMRYNKKCPNGWHHYEKTASCYKVYLRSENYWQAADTCQKVDGSLATFVTDEELQFILKIEVDFDDQVCELRDQCKFWVGYQYVITNQNRSVEGHWEVVYNGPVQVFLPPDVLPNLGEANQDNVFCAQLQRFQLKSMNERGLHSWHAENCYKEFPFLCKRKQTCVDIKDNVVGEGYYFTPKGDDPCLSCTCHDGEPEMCVAALCERPQGCQHFRKDPKECCKFTCLDPDGNSLFDSMASGMRLIVSCISSFLILSLLLFMVHRLRQRRRERIETLIGGNLHHFNLGRRVPGFDYGPDAFGTGLTPLHLSDDGEGGAFHFQEPPPPYAAYKYPDIQHPDDPPPPYEASINPDSLLYVDLRHGSAPVMPGHHVTVTVDGLQQTVDAPAGPLLATASQAREDSVDSSTLLVGPDTHTADGQAPLGGASPSSLSTAV from the exons ATGTTGCCAAAGGCTGACAGCAGCAGTTTCGTCCTTTTCTCtctgctctttgtcctcacgtTGACGGACCCGCCGCGGCCGG GTGCCCGGCTAGCGCTGGCAAGATTATTGTCAG AGCAGCGCTGCAGCCCCGGGCAGTTCGCCTGCCGCAGTGGCAAGATGCAGTGCATCCCCGTGTCGTGGCAGTGTGACGGCTGGACGGCGTGTGAGGACCAGAGCGACGAGATGGACTGTCCCC ccataaaggaAGAACGGTTTCGTTTCGGCCAAGGTTACAACCAGGTGGAGGACGTCATCGGCGTGGCTCAGCCCATGCGCTACAACA AGAAATGCCCCAACGGGTGGCACCACTACGAGAAGACGGCCAGCTGCTACAAGGTGTACCTGCGCAGCGAGAACTACTGGCAGGCGGCCGACACGTGCCAGAAGGTGGACGGCTCTCTGGCCACGTTCGTCACGGACGAGGAGCTGCAGTTCATCCTGAAGATCGAGGTGGACTTTGACGACCAAGTGTGCGAGCTCAGAGACCAGTGCAA GTTCTGGGTGGGCTACCAGTATGTGATCACCAACCAGAACCGCTCTGTGGAGGGCCACTGGGAGGTGGTTTATAACG GCCCCGTGCAGGTGTTCCTGCCGCCCGACGTCCTCCCCAACCTGGGCGAGGCCAACCAGGATAATGTCTTCTGCGCCCAGCTGCAGCGTTTCCAGCTCAAGAGCATGAACGAGCGCGGCCTGCACAGCTGGCATGCGGAGAACTGCTACAAGGAGTTCCCCTTCCTCTGCAAACGCA AGCAAACGTGCGTGGACATCAAGGACAACGTGGTGGGCGAGGGCTACTACTTCACGCCCAAAGGCGACGACCCGTGCCTGAGCTGCACGTGTCACGACGGAGAGCCCGAGATGTGCGTGGCCGCGCTCTGCGAGAGGCCGCAGGGGTGCCAGCACTTCCGCAAGGACCCCAAGGAGTGCTGCAAGTTCACGTGCCTCGATCCGG ATGGAAACAGCCTGTTTGACTCGATGGCCAGCGGCATGCGTCTGATCGTCAGCTGCATCTCGTCCTTCCTCATCTTGTCTCTGCTGCTCTTCATGGTGCATCGGCTACGACAGCGCCGACGCGAGCGCATCGAAACGCTCATCGGAGGAAACT tgcaTCACTTCAACCTGGGCAGACGCGTCCCTGGCTTCGACTACGGGCCGGACGCGTTCGGCACAGGCCTCACGCCGCTGCATCTGTCGGACGACGGCGAGGGGGGCGCCTTCCACTTCCAGGAGCCCCCGCCGCCCTACGCCGCCTACAAGTACCCTGACATCCAACACCCCGACGACCCCCCGCCTCCCTACGAGGCATCCATCAACCCCGACAGCCTCCTCTACGTGGACCTCA GACACGGCAGCGCGCCAGTGATGCCGGGCCACCACGTGACCGTCACGGTGGACGGACTCCAGCAGACCGTCGACGCCCCCGCCGGTCCGCTCCTCGCAACGGCCTCCCAAGCCAGGGAGGACTCTGTGGACAGCAGCACCCTCCTGGTGGGACCCGACACCCACACCGCGGACGGCCAGGCGCCACTGGGCGGCGCCTCGCCGTCCTCCCTCAGCACGGCCGTCTGA
- the dgcr2 gene encoding integral membrane protein DGCR2/IDD isoform X1 → MLPKADSSSFVLFSLLFVLTLTDPPRPGARLALARLLSEQRCSPGQFACRSGKMQCIPVSWQCDGWTACEDQSDEMDCPPIKEERFRFGQGYNQVEDVIGVAQPMRYNTEKCPNGWHHYEKTASCYKVYLRSENYWQAADTCQKVDGSLATFVTDEELQFILKIEVDFDDQVCELRDQCKFWVGYQYVITNQNRSVEGHWEVVYNGPVQVFLPPDVLPNLGEANQDNVFCAQLQRFQLKSMNERGLHSWHAENCYKEFPFLCKRKQTCVDIKDNVVGEGYYFTPKGDDPCLSCTCHDGEPEMCVAALCERPQGCQHFRKDPKECCKFTCLDPDGNSLFDSMASGMRLIVSCISSFLILSLLLFMVHRLRQRRRERIETLIGGNLHHFNLGRRVPGFDYGPDAFGTGLTPLHLSDDGEGGAFHFQEPPPPYAAYKYPDIQHPDDPPPPYEASINPDSLLYVDLRHGSAPVMPGHHVTVTVDGLQQTVDAPAGPLLATASQAREDSVDSSTLLVGPDTHTADGQAPLGGASPSSLSTAV, encoded by the exons ATGTTGCCAAAGGCTGACAGCAGCAGTTTCGTCCTTTTCTCtctgctctttgtcctcacgtTGACGGACCCGCCGCGGCCGG GTGCCCGGCTAGCGCTGGCAAGATTATTGTCAG AGCAGCGCTGCAGCCCCGGGCAGTTCGCCTGCCGCAGTGGCAAGATGCAGTGCATCCCCGTGTCGTGGCAGTGTGACGGCTGGACGGCGTGTGAGGACCAGAGCGACGAGATGGACTGTCCCC ccataaaggaAGAACGGTTTCGTTTCGGCCAAGGTTACAACCAGGTGGAGGACGTCATCGGCGTGGCTCAGCCCATGCGCTACAACA CAGAGAAATGCCCCAACGGGTGGCACCACTACGAGAAGACGGCCAGCTGCTACAAGGTGTACCTGCGCAGCGAGAACTACTGGCAGGCGGCCGACACGTGCCAGAAGGTGGACGGCTCTCTGGCCACGTTCGTCACGGACGAGGAGCTGCAGTTCATCCTGAAGATCGAGGTGGACTTTGACGACCAAGTGTGCGAGCTCAGAGACCAGTGCAA GTTCTGGGTGGGCTACCAGTATGTGATCACCAACCAGAACCGCTCTGTGGAGGGCCACTGGGAGGTGGTTTATAACG GCCCCGTGCAGGTGTTCCTGCCGCCCGACGTCCTCCCCAACCTGGGCGAGGCCAACCAGGATAATGTCTTCTGCGCCCAGCTGCAGCGTTTCCAGCTCAAGAGCATGAACGAGCGCGGCCTGCACAGCTGGCATGCGGAGAACTGCTACAAGGAGTTCCCCTTCCTCTGCAAACGCA AGCAAACGTGCGTGGACATCAAGGACAACGTGGTGGGCGAGGGCTACTACTTCACGCCCAAAGGCGACGACCCGTGCCTGAGCTGCACGTGTCACGACGGAGAGCCCGAGATGTGCGTGGCCGCGCTCTGCGAGAGGCCGCAGGGGTGCCAGCACTTCCGCAAGGACCCCAAGGAGTGCTGCAAGTTCACGTGCCTCGATCCGG ATGGAAACAGCCTGTTTGACTCGATGGCCAGCGGCATGCGTCTGATCGTCAGCTGCATCTCGTCCTTCCTCATCTTGTCTCTGCTGCTCTTCATGGTGCATCGGCTACGACAGCGCCGACGCGAGCGCATCGAAACGCTCATCGGAGGAAACT tgcaTCACTTCAACCTGGGCAGACGCGTCCCTGGCTTCGACTACGGGCCGGACGCGTTCGGCACAGGCCTCACGCCGCTGCATCTGTCGGACGACGGCGAGGGGGGCGCCTTCCACTTCCAGGAGCCCCCGCCGCCCTACGCCGCCTACAAGTACCCTGACATCCAACACCCCGACGACCCCCCGCCTCCCTACGAGGCATCCATCAACCCCGACAGCCTCCTCTACGTGGACCTCA GACACGGCAGCGCGCCAGTGATGCCGGGCCACCACGTGACCGTCACGGTGGACGGACTCCAGCAGACCGTCGACGCCCCCGCCGGTCCGCTCCTCGCAACGGCCTCCCAAGCCAGGGAGGACTCTGTGGACAGCAGCACCCTCCTGGTGGGACCCGACACCCACACCGCGGACGGCCAGGCGCCACTGGGCGGCGCCTCGCCGTCCTCCCTCAGCACGGCCGTCTGA
- the dgcr2 gene encoding integral membrane protein DGCR2/IDD isoform X3, giving the protein MLPKADSSSFVLFSLLFVLTLTDPPRPEQRCSPGQFACRSGKMQCIPVSWQCDGWTACEDQSDEMDCPPIKEERFRFGQGYNQVEDVIGVAQPMRYNTEKCPNGWHHYEKTASCYKVYLRSENYWQAADTCQKVDGSLATFVTDEELQFILKIEVDFDDQVCELRDQCKFWVGYQYVITNQNRSVEGHWEVVYNGPVQVFLPPDVLPNLGEANQDNVFCAQLQRFQLKSMNERGLHSWHAENCYKEFPFLCKRKQTCVDIKDNVVGEGYYFTPKGDDPCLSCTCHDGEPEMCVAALCERPQGCQHFRKDPKECCKFTCLDPDGNSLFDSMASGMRLIVSCISSFLILSLLLFMVHRLRQRRRERIETLIGGNLHHFNLGRRVPGFDYGPDAFGTGLTPLHLSDDGEGGAFHFQEPPPPYAAYKYPDIQHPDDPPPPYEASINPDSLLYVDLRHGSAPVMPGHHVTVTVDGLQQTVDAPAGPLLATASQAREDSVDSSTLLVGPDTHTADGQAPLGGASPSSLSTAV; this is encoded by the exons ATGTTGCCAAAGGCTGACAGCAGCAGTTTCGTCCTTTTCTCtctgctctttgtcctcacgtTGACGGACCCGCCGCGGCCGG AGCAGCGCTGCAGCCCCGGGCAGTTCGCCTGCCGCAGTGGCAAGATGCAGTGCATCCCCGTGTCGTGGCAGTGTGACGGCTGGACGGCGTGTGAGGACCAGAGCGACGAGATGGACTGTCCCC ccataaaggaAGAACGGTTTCGTTTCGGCCAAGGTTACAACCAGGTGGAGGACGTCATCGGCGTGGCTCAGCCCATGCGCTACAACA CAGAGAAATGCCCCAACGGGTGGCACCACTACGAGAAGACGGCCAGCTGCTACAAGGTGTACCTGCGCAGCGAGAACTACTGGCAGGCGGCCGACACGTGCCAGAAGGTGGACGGCTCTCTGGCCACGTTCGTCACGGACGAGGAGCTGCAGTTCATCCTGAAGATCGAGGTGGACTTTGACGACCAAGTGTGCGAGCTCAGAGACCAGTGCAA GTTCTGGGTGGGCTACCAGTATGTGATCACCAACCAGAACCGCTCTGTGGAGGGCCACTGGGAGGTGGTTTATAACG GCCCCGTGCAGGTGTTCCTGCCGCCCGACGTCCTCCCCAACCTGGGCGAGGCCAACCAGGATAATGTCTTCTGCGCCCAGCTGCAGCGTTTCCAGCTCAAGAGCATGAACGAGCGCGGCCTGCACAGCTGGCATGCGGAGAACTGCTACAAGGAGTTCCCCTTCCTCTGCAAACGCA AGCAAACGTGCGTGGACATCAAGGACAACGTGGTGGGCGAGGGCTACTACTTCACGCCCAAAGGCGACGACCCGTGCCTGAGCTGCACGTGTCACGACGGAGAGCCCGAGATGTGCGTGGCCGCGCTCTGCGAGAGGCCGCAGGGGTGCCAGCACTTCCGCAAGGACCCCAAGGAGTGCTGCAAGTTCACGTGCCTCGATCCGG ATGGAAACAGCCTGTTTGACTCGATGGCCAGCGGCATGCGTCTGATCGTCAGCTGCATCTCGTCCTTCCTCATCTTGTCTCTGCTGCTCTTCATGGTGCATCGGCTACGACAGCGCCGACGCGAGCGCATCGAAACGCTCATCGGAGGAAACT tgcaTCACTTCAACCTGGGCAGACGCGTCCCTGGCTTCGACTACGGGCCGGACGCGTTCGGCACAGGCCTCACGCCGCTGCATCTGTCGGACGACGGCGAGGGGGGCGCCTTCCACTTCCAGGAGCCCCCGCCGCCCTACGCCGCCTACAAGTACCCTGACATCCAACACCCCGACGACCCCCCGCCTCCCTACGAGGCATCCATCAACCCCGACAGCCTCCTCTACGTGGACCTCA GACACGGCAGCGCGCCAGTGATGCCGGGCCACCACGTGACCGTCACGGTGGACGGACTCCAGCAGACCGTCGACGCCCCCGCCGGTCCGCTCCTCGCAACGGCCTCCCAAGCCAGGGAGGACTCTGTGGACAGCAGCACCCTCCTGGTGGGACCCGACACCCACACCGCGGACGGCCAGGCGCCACTGGGCGGCGCCTCGCCGTCCTCCCTCAGCACGGCCGTCTGA
- the dgcr2 gene encoding integral membrane protein DGCR2/IDD isoform X4, with the protein MLPKADSSSFVLFSLLFVLTLTDPPRPEQRCSPGQFACRSGKMQCIPVSWQCDGWTACEDQSDEMDCPPIKEERFRFGQGYNQVEDVIGVAQPMRYNKKCPNGWHHYEKTASCYKVYLRSENYWQAADTCQKVDGSLATFVTDEELQFILKIEVDFDDQVCELRDQCKFWVGYQYVITNQNRSVEGHWEVVYNGPVQVFLPPDVLPNLGEANQDNVFCAQLQRFQLKSMNERGLHSWHAENCYKEFPFLCKRKQTCVDIKDNVVGEGYYFTPKGDDPCLSCTCHDGEPEMCVAALCERPQGCQHFRKDPKECCKFTCLDPDGNSLFDSMASGMRLIVSCISSFLILSLLLFMVHRLRQRRRERIETLIGGNLHHFNLGRRVPGFDYGPDAFGTGLTPLHLSDDGEGGAFHFQEPPPPYAAYKYPDIQHPDDPPPPYEASINPDSLLYVDLRHGSAPVMPGHHVTVTVDGLQQTVDAPAGPLLATASQAREDSVDSSTLLVGPDTHTADGQAPLGGASPSSLSTAV; encoded by the exons ATGTTGCCAAAGGCTGACAGCAGCAGTTTCGTCCTTTTCTCtctgctctttgtcctcacgtTGACGGACCCGCCGCGGCCGG AGCAGCGCTGCAGCCCCGGGCAGTTCGCCTGCCGCAGTGGCAAGATGCAGTGCATCCCCGTGTCGTGGCAGTGTGACGGCTGGACGGCGTGTGAGGACCAGAGCGACGAGATGGACTGTCCCC ccataaaggaAGAACGGTTTCGTTTCGGCCAAGGTTACAACCAGGTGGAGGACGTCATCGGCGTGGCTCAGCCCATGCGCTACAACA AGAAATGCCCCAACGGGTGGCACCACTACGAGAAGACGGCCAGCTGCTACAAGGTGTACCTGCGCAGCGAGAACTACTGGCAGGCGGCCGACACGTGCCAGAAGGTGGACGGCTCTCTGGCCACGTTCGTCACGGACGAGGAGCTGCAGTTCATCCTGAAGATCGAGGTGGACTTTGACGACCAAGTGTGCGAGCTCAGAGACCAGTGCAA GTTCTGGGTGGGCTACCAGTATGTGATCACCAACCAGAACCGCTCTGTGGAGGGCCACTGGGAGGTGGTTTATAACG GCCCCGTGCAGGTGTTCCTGCCGCCCGACGTCCTCCCCAACCTGGGCGAGGCCAACCAGGATAATGTCTTCTGCGCCCAGCTGCAGCGTTTCCAGCTCAAGAGCATGAACGAGCGCGGCCTGCACAGCTGGCATGCGGAGAACTGCTACAAGGAGTTCCCCTTCCTCTGCAAACGCA AGCAAACGTGCGTGGACATCAAGGACAACGTGGTGGGCGAGGGCTACTACTTCACGCCCAAAGGCGACGACCCGTGCCTGAGCTGCACGTGTCACGACGGAGAGCCCGAGATGTGCGTGGCCGCGCTCTGCGAGAGGCCGCAGGGGTGCCAGCACTTCCGCAAGGACCCCAAGGAGTGCTGCAAGTTCACGTGCCTCGATCCGG ATGGAAACAGCCTGTTTGACTCGATGGCCAGCGGCATGCGTCTGATCGTCAGCTGCATCTCGTCCTTCCTCATCTTGTCTCTGCTGCTCTTCATGGTGCATCGGCTACGACAGCGCCGACGCGAGCGCATCGAAACGCTCATCGGAGGAAACT tgcaTCACTTCAACCTGGGCAGACGCGTCCCTGGCTTCGACTACGGGCCGGACGCGTTCGGCACAGGCCTCACGCCGCTGCATCTGTCGGACGACGGCGAGGGGGGCGCCTTCCACTTCCAGGAGCCCCCGCCGCCCTACGCCGCCTACAAGTACCCTGACATCCAACACCCCGACGACCCCCCGCCTCCCTACGAGGCATCCATCAACCCCGACAGCCTCCTCTACGTGGACCTCA GACACGGCAGCGCGCCAGTGATGCCGGGCCACCACGTGACCGTCACGGTGGACGGACTCCAGCAGACCGTCGACGCCCCCGCCGGTCCGCTCCTCGCAACGGCCTCCCAAGCCAGGGAGGACTCTGTGGACAGCAGCACCCTCCTGGTGGGACCCGACACCCACACCGCGGACGGCCAGGCGCCACTGGGCGGCGCCTCGCCGTCCTCCCTCAGCACGGCCGTCTGA
- the plrg1 gene encoding pleiotropic regulator 1: MTEDVQKHSVHTLVFRSLKRTHDMFVSDQAKYIALDDQSHKLKMAVKLKADYDAVLHMPVLKETKDRVSQPASNMQLQLGYTQPVPDDPEYMITGTHAYPSGPGVALTADTKIHRNPSETGVHSMALALPASRASQDANRTAASVPDIHRHAGAAERSHPPSTTLSVVESASTRTSALMRRAPTMPKPQWHPPWKLFRVISGHLGWVRSIAVEPGNQWFVTGSADRTIKIWDLASGKLKLSLTGHISTVRGVAVSSRSPYLFSCGEDKQVKCWDLEYNKVIRHYHGHLSAVYGLDLHPTIDVLVTCSRDSTARVWDIRSKANAHTLTGHTNTVATVRCQAAEPQVITGSHDSTIRLWDLIAGKTRATLTNHKKSVRSVVLHPRQYTLASGSADNIKQWMFPDGKFIQNLSGHNAIINTLAVNSDGVLVSGADNGTIHMWDWRTGYNFQRIHAAVQPGSLDSESGIFACVFDNSESRLITAEADKTIKVYKEDDTATEESHPINWKPEILKRKRF, translated from the exons TCACAAGCTGAAGATGGCGGTGAAATTGAAAGCCGACTACGATGCTGTCCTCCACATGCCCGTCTTGAAGGAAACCAAAGACCGAGTCTCTCAGCCTGCCAGCAACATGCAGCTTCAGCTAGGCTACACGCAGCCAG TGCCTGATGACCCAGAGTACATGATCACTGGAACACATGCTTACCCCTCTGGACCAG GAGTGGCGCTGACCGCCGACACCAAGATCCACAGGAACCCCAGCGAGACCGGCGTCCACTCAATGGCGTTGGCGCTGCCAGCGTCACGAGCCAG CCAAGATGCCAACCGCACCGCCGCCAGCGTTCCAGACATCCATCGGCACGCCGGGGCGGCGGAACGATCTCACCCGCCTTCGACCACGTTG TCCGTGGTGGAAAGTGCCAGCACCAGGACTTCCGCTCTCATGAGACGAGCGCCCACTATGCCCAAGCCCCAATGGCACCCGCCGTGGAAACTGTTTCGG GTCATCAGCGGTCACCTCGGCTGGGTGCGTTCCATCGCCGTGGAGCCCGGCAATCAGTGGTTTGTCACCGGCTCTGCTGATAGGACCATAAAG ATATGGGACCTGGCTAGCGGGAAGCTAAAGCTGTCGCTTACTGGGCACATCAGCACGGTGCGCGGCGTGGCGGTCAGCAGTCGCAGTCCCTACCTGTTTTCCTGCGGCGAGGACAAGCAAGTCAAGTGCTGGGATTTGGAGTACAACAAG GTGATCCGCCACTACCACGGCCATCTGAGCGCCGTCTACGGCCTGGACCTGCACCCCACCATCGACGTGCTGGTCACGTGCAGCAGAGACTCCACGGCGAGG GTGTGGGACATCAGGTCCAAAGCTAACGCGCACACGCTAACCGGTCACACCAACACGGTGGCCACCGTCCGGTGTCAAGCCGCCGAGCCGCAAGTCATCACCG GGAGCCACGACTCAACCATCAGGTTGTGGGATTTAATTGCCGGCAAAACCAGAGCGACGCTGACCAACCACAAGAAGTCGGTCAGGAGCGTCGTGCTGCATCCCCGACA ATACACGCTGGCCTCCGGTTCCgccgacaacatcaaacagTGGATGTTCCCGGACGGAAAATTCATTCAGAACCTCTCGGGACACAACGCCATCATCAACACCCTGGCCGTCAACTCTGACGGCGTTCTCGTCTCGGGAG CCGACAACGGGACCATCCACATGTGGGACTGGAGGACCGGCTACAACTTCCAGCGGATCCACGCCGCCGTGCAGCCCGGCTCACTGGACAGCGAGTCGGGCATCTTCGCTTGCGTCTTCGACAACTCGGAGAGTCGTCTGATCACCGCCGAAGCGGACAAGACCATCAAAGTGTATAAAGAGGACGACACCGCT ACGGAAGAGAGCCACCCCATTAACTGGAAACCAGAAATCCTGAAGAGGAAAAGATTTTAA